The window GACGGAGAAGTGCCACGACCTCAAGGAGCGCCACAACCAGGTCGCCTTCCGGGTCGACCCGGCCGCGACGAAGAGCGACATCAAGGCCGCGGTCGAGCGGATCTTCAAGGCCAAGGTCGCCTCCGTGAACGTGATCAACGTCCTCGGCAAGGAGAAGCGGCTCGGCAAGAACATCGGCCGGCGCTCGGACTGGAAGAAGGCGATCGTCACGCTCAAGCCCGGCGAGAAGATCGAGATCATCGAAGGCCCTTGACCCGCCCGGCGGGGCGAGCGCAGGGCGCGGTGATCGCGCAAGCTCCGCAC of the bacterium genome contains:
- a CDS encoding 50S ribosomal protein L23, with translation MSDPYRIIRTPLLTEKCHDLKERHNQVAFRVDPAATKSDIKAAVERIFKAKVASVNVINVLGKEKRLGKNIGRRSDWKKAIVTLKPGEKIEIIEGP